A region of Tissierellales bacterium DNA encodes the following proteins:
- a CDS encoding TIGR02646 family protein gives MIYINKSGEPARFAQYRNSRNSKFDDMDQNVKKELRESLLQEQKYLCAYCMSRIKDDGNVKIEHFRARNDDNELEYTNLLAVCKGNEGQPYRKTTCDTRKGNKSMTINPLSQACMGTIEYRNDGTIFSTDETYDNDINEILNLNCEEGYLKRNRKDALYSLKSLIRKELRPGESAETLLRRLKRGYENQNNVELKEYVGILLFHIDKKLRKYE, from the coding sequence ATGATATATATAAATAAAAGTGGAGAACCAGCTAGATTTGCACAATATAGGAATTCAAGAAATTCAAAGTTTGATGATATGGATCAAAATGTAAAAAAAGAGCTTAGAGAATCGTTGCTTCAAGAACAAAAATATTTGTGTGCATATTGTATGAGTAGAATAAAAGATGACGGAAATGTCAAGATTGAGCATTTTAGGGCTCGAAATGATGACAATGAATTAGAGTATACGAATTTACTAGCGGTATGTAAAGGCAATGAAGGGCAGCCATATAGAAAAACTACGTGTGATACTAGAAAAGGAAACAAATCAATGACTATTAATCCTTTAAGTCAGGCTTGTATGGGAACTATAGAGTATAGAAATGATGGGACTATTTTTTCTACTGATGAGACATATGACAATGATATAAATGAAATTTTAAATTTGAATTGTGAAGAGGGGTATTTGAAGAGAAATCGAAAAGATGCTTTATATAGTTTAAAATCATTGATACGTAAAGAACTAAGACCAGGTGAAAGTGCAGAAACTTTACTCAGAAGATTGAAAAGAGGATATGAAAATCAAAATAATGTTGAATTAAAAGAGTATGTCGGAATTTTGTTGTTTCACATAGATAAGAAACTTAGAAAATATGAATAA